The window GGCACCGATCACGAGCGCGCGGCCCTTCATCTCGATCGTGTTGAGACCATCGATATGGGAGAGGTCGACCAGATGCGGCGGGCTGGCGAGGCGCTGCTTCATGACGGGAATCAGCGTGTGGCCGCCGGCGATCACCTTGGCGTCTTCGTTCTTCACCAGGAGGTTGGCGGCCTGCCGAACGGTCCCGGGGCGATGGTATTTGAAGTCGTACATCTGAATGTCCTGATCGCAGAGTGCGCGCGAGGTTTACGCGAGATCGGATTTCGCCATCGCCTTGGCGCCGGCGGAGATCGAGGTGACGATGTTCTGGTAGCCGGTGCACCGGCAGAGATTGCCTTCCAGCTCCTCGCGGATGGTGTGGTCGTCAAGCTCGTTGCCCTTGCGATGGACGATGTCGATCGCGGTCATGATCATGCCGGGCGTGCAGAAACCGCATTGCAGGCCATGGTGTTCGCGGAAGGCCTCCTGCATCGGATGCAGCGGCGCGCCGTCGGCGGCCAACCCCTCGATCGTCTTGACCTCGTGGCCATCGGCCATCACGGCGAGCGTGGTGCAGGACTTCACGGCCTTGCCGTCCAGATGCACGACGCAAGCGCCGCACTGCGAGGTGTCGCAGCCGACATGGGTGCCGGTGAGCCGCAGATTCTCGCGCAGGAACTGCACCAGCAGGGTGCGGGGATCGACGTTGGCCGTGACAGGATTGCCGTTCACGATGAGGGAGATTTTTGCCATAAGCACTCTCTATCAGCGCCCCGACGGGTCCCGTCGAAGCGGTTCTTATAATTATTCCAACCCATCATATGGGCCATTATGCCCCGGGGCAACATCACCGGGAATGCAAGGCGCCATGACAAAACGCGGTATGCCGGAAGGCGATAGCGTTCAGCCCTGTACCGCCTTGGCGAAGTTCGCGAAAAATTCGTCGGCCAGTTTCTTGGCGGCGCCGTTGATCAGGCGCTGGCCGAGCTGCGCCAACTTGCCGCCGATCTGCGCCTCGACCTCGTAGGACAAAAGCGTGCCGCCGTCCTTCTCCGCAAGCTTGACCACGGCGCCGCCCTTGGCGAAGCCGGCCACCCCGCCCTCGCCTTCGCCGGAGATCTTGTAGCCGTTCGGCGGGTCGAGATCGGACAGCGTGACCTTGCCCTTGAAGCGCGCCGACACCGGACCGACCTTCATTTTCGCCGTCGCACGAAAGCCGCCATCGTCGGTCTTCTCCAGCTCCTCGCAGCCGGGGATGCAGGCCTTCAGCACCTCGGCATCGTTGAGCTTGGCCCACACGGCCTCGCGCGGCGCCGCAAGCTGGACTTCGCCGTTCATCGTCATGGCCATTGGGTGCCTCCCGGGATACCGAACTTGGATCGCGCAACTATAATGCAGCTCAAGTACCGCACGGAGGCGGCAAAAGAAAGGGTGGCCTCGGTCACGTGCAATGCATATTCGCAACTGCAAAAAGCTTGCGCCGCCGGTTTGGGATTGGCACAGGCGGGTCATGGTGGTTAGGTCCCGCACGATATGAGCACATCCCTCTCCCCCCTGCTCGCGCCGATGCTGTCGAGCGTGGCCATGCGCGCGGTCTGCGACGACCGGTCGACCCTCCAGAACATGCTCGATTTCGAGGCAGCCCTGGCCCGAGCCGAGGCGGGCACGGGTGTGATTCCCGCGGCCGCGGTGGGCCCAATCGAAGCCGCGTGTAAGGCCGATGCCTTTGACATGGCTGCGCTGGCCGAGGCCGCCACACGATCCGGCAATCTCGCGATCCCCCTGGTCAAGACGCTGACCGCCAATATCGGCAGGGCCGACGCAGGCGCCGCACGCTACGTGCATTGGGGCGCGACCAGCCAGGACGTCATCGACACCGCGACCATGCTCACGCTTCGCGCCGGCATCGATGCATTGGACGCCGATCTCAGCCGCGCCATCAAAGGCTTTGCCGCGCTGGCACGAGCCCACCGCAACACGGCCATGGTGGCGCGAACCTGGCTCCAGCATGCCCTGCCGATGCCATTCGGGCTGAAGGCCGCCGAATACGCAGCAAGCCTTGCCCGCGCCCGCTGCCGCTTGAGGCGGCTCTCCCGCGAGGGCCTCGCACTGCAATTCGGCGGCGCGGCCGGCACGCTTGCAGCACTTGGCGATAAGGGGCTCGTGATTTCCGAACGGCTGGCGCAGGAGCTGAATTTGCCGCTGCCCGAAGCGCCCTGGCACACCCATCGCGACCGCATCGCGGAAGCCGCATCGAGCTTTGCGATTCTCGCCGGCAGCTGCGGCAAGATCGCGCGCGACGTCTCGCTGCTGATGCAGACCGACGTCGCCGAGGCGTTCGAGCCTGCCGGCGAAGGCCGCGGCGGCTCCTCGACCATGCCGCACAAGCGCAACCCGGTGGCCGCCGCAAGCGCGCTGGGCTGCGCAACCATGGCGCCCCAGCTCGCCGCGACGATATTCGCGGCCCAGGTGCAGGACCACGAGCGCAGCGCCGGGCCGTGGCACGCGGAATGGCCGACACTGCCGCAATTGATGCTGGTCACCTCCGGTGCCCTCGCCGCCATCGTCGACATCGCCGAAGGCCTCGATGTCGATGCGGCGCGCATGCGCAGCAATCTCGATGCGACCCACGGCCTGATCATGGCGGAAGCGGTCACCTTTGCGCTGGCCGAGACGATCGGCAAGAGCGATGCGCATCATCTGATCGAGGCCGCGAGCAAACGCGCGGTGGCCGAGAAGAAGCATCTGCGCGAAGTGTTGTCGGCTGATTCGCAGGTCACCGCGCATCTGTCGCCGGAAAGAATTGCGGCATTGTTCGAGCCGATGGCCTATCAAGGCGCTTCCCAAGCCCTGATCGACCGCCTGCTCGACAGCCTCGAACGCGAATAAAGCAGTCCTGAGCGCAAATAAAACGGAGACGCCCGCATGCCCATGATCGATGCCGACGGTTGCCTGATCAACGTCTCCGTCGAGGGCCGCGACGGCGGGCCGACCTTGATGCTCTCGAACTCGCTCGGCTGCACGCTGCAGATGTGGGAGCCGCAGATGAAGGCGCTGACGCAGATATTCCGCGTCATCCGCTACGACCGCCGTGGCCATGGCAAGTCCAACGTTCCGCCCGGCCCCTATTCGATGGAGCGCTTCGGCCGCGACGTGCTCGCGATCCTCGACGACCTCAATATCGAGAAAGTGCACTGGTGCGGCCTGTCGATGGGCGGCATGGTCGGGCAATGGCTGGGCGCGAACGCGCCGGAGCGCTTCGGCAAGCTCATCCTCGCGAACACCTCCTGCTACTATGCCGAGCCGACCAAATGGCTCGAGCGCATCGATGCCGTGAAGAAGGGCGGCATCGCCGCCGTCGCCGACGCCGTTATTGCCGGCTGGCTCACCCAGGATTTCCGCGAGCGCGCGCCCGACATCACCGCCAGAATGAAGGCGATGCTGTTGGCCTCGCAGGTCGAAGGGTATCTCGCCTGCTGCGAGGCGCTGTCGACGCTCGACCAGCGCGCGCTGCTGCCGAAGATCAAGAGCCCGACGCTCGTGATCGCCGGCCGCCACGACATGGCGACGCCGATTTCGGCGGGTGAAATGATCCGCTCAAGCATTCCCGGCGCGAGCATGACCATCATCGACGCCGCCCACATTTCCAATGTCGAGCAGCCGCACGCGTTCACCGACGCGGTGGTAGGCTTTTTGACGCAACGCTGATTTCATAACGCCGTCATTGCGAGCGCAGCGAAGCAATCCAGAATCCCTCCGCGGCCACACTCTGGATTGCTTCGCTACGTTCGCAATGACGGAGAGGAGGATAGACCATGGACGACCAGAAACGCCGCGATGCCGGCATGAACGTGCGCCGAAAAGTGCTGGGTAATGCCTGGGTCGACAAGTCGATCGCGGGTCGCAATGCGTTCAACACCGATTTCCAGGACATGATCACGCGTTACGCCTGGGGCGAGATCTGGACGCGGCCGCATTTCGACGAGCGCACGCGGCGGGTGCTGGTGATCGGCACCATGGTTGCGCTTGGCCAATGGGACGAATTCCGCCTGCATGTGCGCGCGGCCCTCGCCGAGGGCGGCTTCACGCCCGACGACATCAAGGAAATCCTGCTGCAGCAGGCGATCTATTGCGGTGTGCCGGCGGCGAACCACGCCGTCAAGGAAGCCTCAGGGATTGTGCAGGAGCTCGGCCTGCTCAAGACCTAGCGGCGGGGTGGCCTCCACGGGCTTCTGAACGATCTTGGGCGCCGCCTCGGGCCGTTCGACCACCACGACGATGGCGGCACCGAGCAGGAGCAGAAGTTCGGTGGCGTGCAGCCGGAGAGCGGCCATCTCGCCGACCTTCGAAGCCATGATCATGCTCGCAAACGAGATCAGGCTGCCGATCGCAAGCGCGATGCCGAGCGCTTCGTCGCTGCCGCCGTTCTTGCGGATGCGGGGGATGCAGAGCAGCGCAAGGTAGATCGCAAAGAACGCCACCACCGTCACTCGCCCCAGTGCCAGCAGCCAGGCGGCGCGCACCGTGTCCATCCCCGCCATCTGGAGATGGTCGCTGAGGAAAAGCGCAACTGCGACGCTCGGCCGCTCATAGAGGCCGTGCACCGGCGCCACCATGATGTTGAAGGCAACGAGGGTCCAGACCGGGATGAAATAGGCCGCCAGAAGTGCGCCGTTGACCGAACCGATCCGCCAGTTTCCGAACATGCCGCTTCCCGCTTCGTTTGGCCCGCGCCTTCGATGGAAGGCCTTGCCGGGAGCTAACTCGCATCAGACTGTGGCGGCAATTTAAACCCTTTGTTTACCTTAATTGCCTCCCGATAGGCCTCTAATTGGGCGCCGGTTCCGCCCATTGCGGGGAACCGGAGCGCCCAAATGATCTCTGTAAAAGCCTTGATGCGGAGGCAGGGCCGGTTGCAGCCGCCAGTTCCCTCCTGTTACAAAACGAGAATGCTTAAGGGCTGCCGGGGCCCGAGAAGAAACAGCACTCTCTCTCGAAGAGCTCCCTTTGAGCCGCGTCAGATTTGGGTACGGCAGCCTATGGATTATTTCGCCCAGCAGCTCATCAACGGCCTCGTGCTCGGCTCGATCTACGGGCTGATCGCGATCGGCTACACGATGGTCTACGGCATCGTCGGCATGATCAACTTCGCCCATGGCGATGTCTTCATGATCGGCGGCTTCATCGCGCTGATCACCTTCCTTCTCCTGGTCTCGACCGGCCTGACTGCGGTCCCGGTGATCCTGTTGATCGTGATCCTGGTCTCGATGGCGGTCACCGCCCTGTATGGCTGGACCATCGAGCGCATCGCCTACCGTCCGCTGCGCCACTCCTTCCGCCTCGCGCCGATGCTGTCGGCGATCGGCATGTCGTTCGTGCTGACCAACTATTCGCAGGTGGCGCAAGGCGCACGGGTGAAGCCAGTGCCGCCAGTGATCACCGGCGGATATACGCTGCACGAGAGCGCCGATGGCTTCGTCATCCAGCTCTCCAACATCCAGATCGTGGTGGTCATCACCACCATCGTGCTGCTGGCGATCTTCACCTGGCTGGTGTCGCGCACACGGCTCGGGCGCGACATGCGCGCCTGCGAGCAGGACCAGACCATGGCGGCGCTGCTCGGCGTCAACGTCGACCGCACCATCTCCATGACTTTCGTGATCGGCGCTGCGCTCGCCGCAGTGGCCGGGCTGATGTACCTGCTCTATTACGGCCTGGTCGATTTCTTCATGGGCTTCGTCGCCGGCATCAAGGCGTTCACCGCGGCCGTACTCGGCGGCATCGGCTCGCTCCCTGGCGCCATGCTCGGGGGGCTCGCGATCGGGCTGATCGAGACGTTCTGGTCGGCCTATTTCTCGGTCGAGTACAAGGACGTCGCCGCGTTCTCGATCCTGATCGTCGTGCTGATCTTCATGCCGACCGGCCTGCTCGGCCGCCCCGAAGTCGAAAAAGTCTGACGGGACGCGCGCGTGAACACTCCCTCGATCAATACGGCCAAAGCTGCATCGGGCATCCCCGCTCTCCTGAAGACCGCCGGCGTCAACGCACTGATCGCGCTGGTGCTGTTCTCGCTGATGGTCGGAGTCCGCACCGAAGCCGGTTCCGACGGCCAGCTCACCTATTGGACGCGCTTCGGCGAGGTCGCCTCCCTCGTTGCCGCAGTATTCGGCGGCTCGATCATGCTCGAGCTGCTCAAGCAATGGATCGGTCCGAGCGGCGCTGAGAAGCTGGTGCCGCCGGCGGTGCAGAGCGGAATGTCGTTCCTCGGCCGCTATCTCGCACCGGCGCTCCTGATCTTCACGCTGCTGGTGCCCGTGATCTTCTATGACCAGCGCTACATCCTCGATCTCGCCATCCTCGTGCTCACCTATGTGATGCTGGGCTGGGGGTTGAACGTCGTGGTTGGCCTCGCCGGCCTGCTCGATCTCGGCTACGTCGCCTTCTATGCGGTCGGCGCCTATTCCTACGCGCTGCTTGCGACCAATTTCGGCTGGTCATTCTGGATCTGCCTGCCGCTAGCGGGCGTCCTCGCCGCATTCTGGGGCGTGCTGCTCGGCTTTCCCGTGCTGCGCCTGCGCGGCGACTATCTCGCGATCGTGACGCTCGCCTTCGGCGAGATCATCCGCCTCGTCATCATCAATTGGCAGGATCTGACTGGCGGTCCCAACGGCGTCTCCAGCATTCCCCGCCCCTCGTTCTTCGGCATCCCGCTCGACAACAGCGACAACGGGCTCGCCGCCAGGCTCGGCATCGAATATTCGCCGACCCACCGCATCGTCTTCCTGTTCTACCTGATCCTGGCGCTCGCGCTGCTCACCAACTGGGTGACGATCCGGCTGCGCCGCCTGCCGATCGGCCGCGCCTGGGAAGCCCTACGCGAGGACGAGGTCGCCTGCCGCGCGCTCGGCATCAACACCACGACTACCAAGCTCACGGCATTCGCGACCGGTGCGATGTTCGGCGGCTTTGCCGGGGCGTTCTTCGCGACCCGCCAGGGCTTCATCAGCCCGGAATCCTTCACCTTCCAGGAATCGGCGCTGGTGCTCGCCATCGTCGTGCTCGGCGGCATGGGCTCGCAGCTTGGGGTTGCGCTCTCCGCGCTCGCCATGATCGGCGGTTTCGAGCTGTTCCGCAGCCTCGAGAGCTATCGCATGCTGGTGTTCGGCATGGCCATGGTGCTGATCATGATCTGGCGGCCGCGCGGCCTGATCGGGCATCGCGCGCCGACCGTATATCTGACCAAGGCCCACGCGATCTCATCCGACCTCGTCAAGGAGGGGCACGGATGAGCCGCGACCAGATTCTCGAGGTCGACCGGCTCACCATGCGCTTCGGCGGCATCGTCGCGGTGCAGGACCTGTCGTTTGCCGCCGAGCGGAACAAGATCACCGCGCTGATCGGACCCAACGGCGCCGGTAAGACGACGGTGTTCAACTGC of the Bradyrhizobium sp. WSM1417 genome contains:
- a CDS encoding (2Fe-2S)-binding protein: MAKISLIVNGNPVTANVDPRTLLVQFLRENLRLTGTHVGCDTSQCGACVVHLDGKAVKSCTTLAVMADGHEVKTIEGLAADGAPLHPMQEAFREHHGLQCGFCTPGMIMTAIDIVHRKGNELDDHTIREELEGNLCRCTGYQNIVTSISAGAKAMAKSDLA
- a CDS encoding carbon monoxide dehydrogenase subunit G — protein: MAMTMNGEVQLAAPREAVWAKLNDAEVLKACIPGCEELEKTDDGGFRATAKMKVGPVSARFKGKVTLSDLDPPNGYKISGEGEGGVAGFAKGGAVVKLAEKDGGTLLSYEVEAQIGGKLAQLGQRLINGAAKKLADEFFANFAKAVQG
- a CDS encoding 3-carboxy-cis,cis-muconate cycloisomerase gives rise to the protein MSTSLSPLLAPMLSSVAMRAVCDDRSTLQNMLDFEAALARAEAGTGVIPAAAVGPIEAACKADAFDMAALAEAATRSGNLAIPLVKTLTANIGRADAGAARYVHWGATSQDVIDTATMLTLRAGIDALDADLSRAIKGFAALARAHRNTAMVARTWLQHALPMPFGLKAAEYAASLARARCRLRRLSREGLALQFGGAAGTLAALGDKGLVISERLAQELNLPLPEAPWHTHRDRIAEAASSFAILAGSCGKIARDVSLLMQTDVAEAFEPAGEGRGGSSTMPHKRNPVAAASALGCATMAPQLAATIFAAQVQDHERSAGPWHAEWPTLPQLMLVTSGALAAIVDIAEGLDVDAARMRSNLDATHGLIMAEAVTFALAETIGKSDAHHLIEAASKRAVAEKKHLREVLSADSQVTAHLSPERIAALFEPMAYQGASQALIDRLLDSLERE
- the pcaD gene encoding 3-oxoadipate enol-lactonase — its product is MPMIDADGCLINVSVEGRDGGPTLMLSNSLGCTLQMWEPQMKALTQIFRVIRYDRRGHGKSNVPPGPYSMERFGRDVLAILDDLNIEKVHWCGLSMGGMVGQWLGANAPERFGKLILANTSCYYAEPTKWLERIDAVKKGGIAAVADAVIAGWLTQDFRERAPDITARMKAMLLASQVEGYLACCEALSTLDQRALLPKIKSPTLVIAGRHDMATPISAGEMIRSSIPGASMTIIDAAHISNVEQPHAFTDAVVGFLTQR
- a CDS encoding carboxymuconolactone decarboxylase family protein, with translation MDDQKRRDAGMNVRRKVLGNAWVDKSIAGRNAFNTDFQDMITRYAWGEIWTRPHFDERTRRVLVIGTMVALGQWDEFRLHVRAALAEGGFTPDDIKEILLQQAIYCGVPAANHAVKEASGIVQELGLLKT
- a CDS encoding branched-chain amino acid ABC transporter permease codes for the protein MDYFAQQLINGLVLGSIYGLIAIGYTMVYGIVGMINFAHGDVFMIGGFIALITFLLLVSTGLTAVPVILLIVILVSMAVTALYGWTIERIAYRPLRHSFRLAPMLSAIGMSFVLTNYSQVAQGARVKPVPPVITGGYTLHESADGFVIQLSNIQIVVVITTIVLLAIFTWLVSRTRLGRDMRACEQDQTMAALLGVNVDRTISMTFVIGAALAAVAGLMYLLYYGLVDFFMGFVAGIKAFTAAVLGGIGSLPGAMLGGLAIGLIETFWSAYFSVEYKDVAAFSILIVVLIFMPTGLLGRPEVEKV
- the livM gene encoding high-affinity branched-chain amino acid ABC transporter permease LivM produces the protein MNTPSINTAKAASGIPALLKTAGVNALIALVLFSLMVGVRTEAGSDGQLTYWTRFGEVASLVAAVFGGSIMLELLKQWIGPSGAEKLVPPAVQSGMSFLGRYLAPALLIFTLLVPVIFYDQRYILDLAILVLTYVMLGWGLNVVVGLAGLLDLGYVAFYAVGAYSYALLATNFGWSFWICLPLAGVLAAFWGVLLGFPVLRLRGDYLAIVTLAFGEIIRLVIINWQDLTGGPNGVSSIPRPSFFGIPLDNSDNGLAARLGIEYSPTHRIVFLFYLILALALLTNWVTIRLRRLPIGRAWEALREDEVACRALGINTTTTKLTAFATGAMFGGFAGAFFATRQGFISPESFTFQESALVLAIVVLGGMGSQLGVALSALAMIGGFELFRSLESYRMLVFGMAMVLIMIWRPRGLIGHRAPTVYLTKAHAISSDLVKEGHG